The following proteins are co-located in the Gorilla gorilla gorilla isolate KB3781 chromosome 18, NHGRI_mGorGor1-v2.1_pri, whole genome shotgun sequence genome:
- the STX1B gene encoding syntaxin-1B: protein MKDRTQELRSAKDSDDEEEVVHVDRDHFMDEFFEQVEEIRGCIEKLSEDVEQVKKQHSAILAAPNPDEKTKQELEDLTADIKKTANKVRSKLKAIEQSIEQEEGLNRSSADLRIRKTQHSTLSRKFVEVMTEYNATQSKYRDRCKDRIQRQLEITGRTTTNEELEDMLESGKLAIFTDDIKMDSQMTKQALNEIETRHNEIIKLETSIRELHDMFVDMAMLVESQGEMIDRIEYNVEHSVDYVERAVSDTKKAVKYQSKARRKKIMIIICCVVLGVVLASSIGGTLGL from the exons GCAAAAGACAGTGATGATGAAGAGGAGGTGGTCCACGTGGATCGGGACCACTTCATGGATGAGTTCTTTGAACAG GTGGAAGAGATCCGGGGCTGCATTGAGAAACTGTCGGAGGATGTGGAGCAGGTGAAAAAACAGCATAGCGCCATCCTGGCCGCACCCAACCCAGATGAGA AGACCAAACAGGAGCTGGAGGATCTCACTGCAGACATCAAGAAGACGGCCAACAAGGTTCGGTCCAAATTGAAAG CGATCGAGCAAAGCATTGAACAGGAGGAGGGGCTGAACCGTTCCTCCGCGGACCTGCGCATCCGCAAGACCCAG CACTCCACACTGTCCCGGAAGTTCGTGGAGGTAATGACCGAATATAACGCGACCCAGTCCAAGTACCGGGACCGCTGCAAGGACCGGATCCAGCGGCAACTGGAGATCA CTGGAAGGACCACCACCAACGAAGAACTGGAAGACATGCTGGAGAGCGGGAAGCTGGCCATCTTCACAGACGAC ATCAAAATGGACTCACAGATGACGAAGCAGGCGCTGAATGAGATTGAGACGAGGCACAATGAGATCATCAAGCTGGAGACCAGCATCCGCGAGCTGCATGATATGTTTGTGGACATGGCCATGCTTGTAGAGAGCCAG GGAGAGATGATTGACCGCATCGAGTACAACGTGGAACATTCTGTAGACTACGTGGAGCGAGCTGTGTCTGACACCAAGAAAGCAGTGAAATATCAGAGCAAGGCCCGGAGG AAGAAAATCATGATCATCATTTGCTGTGTGGTGCTGGGGGTGGTCTTGGCGTCATCCATTGGGGGGACGCTGGGCTTGTAG